Genomic DNA from Magnolia sinica isolate HGM2019 chromosome 4, MsV1, whole genome shotgun sequence:
CTCCTCGATACATGGCCACATAAATTACAAATACTCCCAAATTGATTATCGGGAATGGGCTGACCGTACGTCcacccttttttcttcttttttttgttagcttgttagtacaccccactgtcaattcaGACACACTTCACTgtaagccacccccactagggattgataccaagacctcagtgttgaaacgaggtatctttcactcagtctacctctttgagctatggatcagggtgtgaccGTACGTCCACCCTTTATCAGGTTGTCTCCCTCCTCTTCCTCCCGACATATTTTATCTATCCATTGAGATCGGATAGATCCACCACTcagatgggccgcaccacatggaATAATGAGAATTGATGCCAACAATAGGTTAGTAAttaggggccaccataatgtggaccttcaatcaaagccgttaatcaggtgtaactcactaAAATAAAGAGAAGGTACAAAATTCATCCTGATAAAAGAAaattaggtgggcctcatagcGTGAATTTATCAATTTGGAAGAAGTTTTACAtcgttcccattggtgtggcccacaatagTTTTTTAATCGGGCTTATATTTTGTATGTATGGATCATCAAATGAACGGTGGATTTTACATCTTCAGCATGTTTTACCTTATAGAGCTGTGACTGTTTTATTCCCagcatgttttcacttcatacaggTGTGTATATCAGGtcggatggaaagtaaatgacaTGGTGGAccgtgaagtgacgtcaccaagttctgtagggcccaccatgatgtatgtgttgtatccgcaccatccatccatttagagatatcattttaggccatgaaaaaaagaatgagtcagatccaaagctcgagtggaccctaccactgaaaacagtggacagagtgacgcccaccattaaaaatttctaagggcaaCGAAAGTTTTCActgaagctgaaatttgttttttcccttctttcatgtttgtcttAACTTATATagaggttggatctcagataaacatcatagtggaccttaggaaggtttcaacagtgggcgtcccTCTCCCCTACACCCAccgatgtttacatgtcatccatatcgttaataacgtcattcttactgggatgaactgaaaacacaaatattagcatgattcaaaacttctgttggcccacgaatatttcaactgtggacgttcaattatcccgttttcggcccacttgagtattggatacgattcatttttggcctcatatcctaaaatgcactcacaaaacggatggacaaagaggatttctcacaaacatcacagtggaccccacctgggttcccagcgcaggaacttcctgcgaaaggctttcgcaggaaatccgcgtccgaaacggattggctactcccacgggcaccagccaatggctggtggttggtgctctgtgggccccaccatgatgtatgtgtttcatccattctgtccacctatttttatagatcattttatgttatgagagaaaaaatgaggtatatcgaaatataaagtggacctcattacaaaaacagtgttgaatgaacgttgaccattaaaaatgttttgggagccataaaagctttggatcaagctgatatttattttttcccttcatttgggtctttatgatccaatcaacagattagatgtcaaataaacagtgctgtgggctttaggaggatttaaatggtggatatccaatcattattgttttcttgtggtgtggtccccctgagatttatatccctataattatttttattaaatcctaaaatgatccgtaaaaatggatgaacggaatggatgaaacaaatacattatggtggggcccacggagcaccgaccgtggctggtgtcgggggagttCTCCCGCGTAGGATGCGGATTAGATATTGACATGTTGTGTAGCCAGACTGGCTACTgaattgatgtcaccaagttttgtggggtccaccatgatgtatgtgttgtatctacaccgtccatccatttggctagataattttaaggcatgagacaaataatgagttagatccatatctggagtggaccccaccatagaaaacagtggagagagggacgcccaccgttgaaaccttcctaaggtccactatgatgtttgtctaagatccaacctctttataagttaagacagacatgaaagaagggaaaaaacaaatttcagctttagcgaaaactttcatggcctttaaaatttttaatggtgggcgtcactctctccactgttttcagtggtggggtccgctcgagctttggatctgactcattctttttttcatggcctaaaatgatatctctaaatggatggacggtatggatacaacacatacatcatggtgggccctacagaacttggtgacgtcacttcacagTCCACAAtgtcatttactttccatccgaCCTGATATACACAcctgtatgaagtgaaaacatgctGGGAATAAACCAGTCACAGCTCTGTAGGGTAAAACATGCtgtaaatgtaaaatccaccgTTCATCCGATGATTCGTACAAACAAAATATAAGCCTTATTAAAAAActattgtgggccacaccaatgggaacgaTGTAAAACTGCTTCCAAATTGATAAATTCAtgtcgtgaggcccacctgagtttcttttATAAGGATGAATTTTGTACCTTCTCTTTATTTtagtgagttacacctgattaacggcttTGATTGAAGATccacattatggtggcccctaaTTACTAACCTATTGTTGGCATCAATTCttattgttccatgtggtgtggcctatctgAGTGGTGGATCTATCCGATTTTGGCTCTATCCATTCTCAATGGatagataaaatattattttacagaTAAAATATGTCGGGAGGAAGAGGAGGGAGACAACCTGATATAGGGTGGACGTACGGTCGGCCCATTCTCGATAATCGATTTGGGAGTATTTGTAATTTATGTGCCCATGTATCGAGGAGTAGTGGGGCAACCCTCTTAAAGGAGCATTTAGCAGGAGGGTATCGCAATGTTGTGGATTGCCCTAAGTGCACACAGGATGTGCAAGAAGAGATGAggaccatattgaaaaaaaaatgtgaagtcaaaagatgaacgacatgcacgagagagggagattagggaggagttggggcgGCCATCATATGTAGGTGAGAAGGATGTAGTGAATCTCGATGGCGATGATGATCCCAATTACAGATGCGCAGTTCAAGAGTCCATGCGAGATCAGTGGGAGAGGGATCAGGATAGGAGGTGGGACACGagtaggcctagatttgagggGTCTATTCATGAGCGTGGTAGGGGAGTGGAATAGGGGGGAGTGTTAGGGGTGGATCAGGGGAGGGTAGTAGGCGGGGAGGAATATAGGGCATGTGCAAGAGTAGTAGCATGCGGGTGCCAGATCTACCTTCAGATACGAGGATGTACAAAGAGGCAGGAGAgacataaaagaaaataaaagagatgtTTAGTGGAGGAGATGTGaggaaaaaagttaaaaaatttatagCAAAGTTTTTTATATACGATTAAATCCCCGTGAATGCCGCAACAAGCCCGCACTTCAAAAATAAGATAAGTGAAGTGCAACGTGGGGGTGAGGGTGTGTAGCTGCCCACACCCGCACAGATCATGGGGAAGTACTTGGATGATGAACATGCAGAGATGAAGACATACGTCGATTCGTATAAGCAGTCATGGGAGATGTGCGACTACACCGTCATGTGTGACAGTTGGACCGGACCGACGAAGATGTCAGTCATAAATTTTATAGTCTATTCCAGGGGATGGGCGGTGTTCCTAAAGTATATAGTTGCGAGTAGTAAGATTAAAGATTCtaactacatttacaaactaatgcatgacgtcatgcaagatgttgggaggaAAAATATTGCGCAGTTTGTTACGGATAATGAGAGTGCATTTGTCAAGGCGAGGAAGGATATTCAGCGTAAGTATCAAATATACTGGACCCCCTGCGCAGcccattgcatcgatctcatgCTGGAGGCAATCGGAGATAGGCCGTTGGTGAAGACCGTAATTACTGATGCACGACTCATTACAAACTTCGTATACAACCACACCTGGTTATTAGCCGCGATGCGTGAAaggtgtggtggggatatagtgcgcCCCGGGGCGACGCGGTTTGTCACAAACTATATCGCCTTAAGTAGCCTTCTTAAACACAAACAAGGCTTACGAGAGCTTTTCGCCTCTCATGATTACGAAGAATGGAGAAAGAGGTTGACGAAAGTGACCTACCACATCAAGGAACTGGTGCTGAGAAATTTATTTTGGGATTGCATGCATGATGTTGTGGGTATTCTAGAGCCCatttatgtggtgttgaggatgatggacaatgagacaaatccatCAATGGGGTCATTGTATCCGTCCATACAACTGATGAAAGAGGCCATCATGGTTAAAGCTCTcaatgcatataagtgggtgcatgcaataataaATGACCATTGAGAAAAGACGCTTGATCACCTACTACATCAGGCTAGTACGTACctatatgattattattattatttttccatatGCAACAATAAACGAGGGTTGTACTGATGTGTATATGTTGGTTTTCAGCGTATTTCCTGAATCCCAAATACCACTACAGCCGAAATCTCttcgaagataattcattaaagaggGTTGTACATGAGGTGTACGATCACTTATTCCTCGACTGTCCGGGGAAAGGCACCTTTGGTAGTGAGGTAAATAAATATGATCTGCACTTACATTCTCATTATCTTTATCTCAACCATTCAATATTTATTCTGGTTGTTATACGCTATCAACAGATTGTTAAATTCCGCGACGTGGTTAGAATGTTTGGGTGCCACCCTGCAGTGAAGTCAAGGAACACCATGATGGCATGTGAGTTACTATGGTAAACTTAACTgttatattattttgaaaaatctaaaataatgaAATAATCTTATGATATGCAGGCGAATGGTGGTCCATGTACGGGACTGACTACGAGACGTTACAACAACTGGCTGTCCGTGTGCTTGCACAGACAGTGTCCTCGTCACCCTGTAaaaggaattggagtacattctccctcatccacacaaataaacgtaatagactagggtatgagaggcttcagaagctagtgtattgtcactacaatatgaagttacgagagaGGCTGCTCCGcacagaaggaagaagaaaagcgcAGGAAGATCCATTAGACCTGATGACAGTCGGACAACatgcatatgctgaggatgtgGAGGATGACCCAGTTTACCAGTGGATTAGGTCAGATGACTTGGATACCTAAGATGGGCGACCAGAGCCACATGTTGCGGCGGAAGTAGAGAGACAAGGGATTAATGTTAATGCACATGTGGAGCAGCAAAGGTCTCCTACTGATGCATTCGACCCATTGACGAGGAGGCTGAAGGGCAGCCTGCGGCATTCACTATCACGTGAGACATGTGGCGGGGAGACATTGTCTGACACCAAGACTGAGTCAAATAGTGATGCGGGGAATGAGTCTGGTGATGATGATGGCGGCGATAAGGGTGACGATGACTCTAATAAcagtaaggatgatgatgatgatgatgatgatggcgacGACGATGGTGGCGACGCGGGTGTGAGTCAGGATAAGAGGCCTCTTAACCCTTTCACCGGGGAGAAGAATTTCGATCATTCTACGcaggaccctgaccatggttctcgtcTAGGAGAACCACGACCCCGTCTTGTTTACAATAAGACGTACACACGTCAAAAGCTACTGCAGAAAAAGAAGACTCATAAACTTTCAGATATTGAGGAGGAGCTGCTGGCAAAATGCATGAGAGACACAAGCGTTCGTGGCAAGCGAAgtggctctagatttggatcacggACGAGGGAGGGGAGCTCGAGTTATAGGCCACAACATGAATCTGGATCACAAACACAGGAGAGTAGCTCAAGTTCTGTGCCACagtatgggcatggatatggacctagtggatatgcgACGAGTGACTCTAGCAGTTACGACACATCATTTTTCAACCCTCGTCAGGAGTTCACTTTTGCATATGGGCAAGGATATGAGCAGCAGTATGGATATGGCcaacaatatggataccaaggaacttcatatgtgcccttcccagatccatatcagttacagactgtgatgattacgcagtacccacggatgggcgtattgattcaattcggagaggatgagtaccagcgTTATGTCAAGGAGTATCTTAACTGATACTACTCTACTATGACCTAGGCACAATATTGTCGATTTGTGGAGCAACAGTACTATGCCCAGTCCCattgagatggagatgatgattacgagcaACCACGCAACTCTACGTGGGTCTAGACCACAactagtccccatcattgatatgtatatttctcaaattttacttcttcaattcttcttttgcttttcaatgaattggttgtgttttcatacatgactatgatatatttataaatatcatgcatccaatttaaatatagttgcattagttcagttaaacatcgcatagcttaggaccttatacaaagcaaacttattatgtgcatattttttttgagatgttatgatttaaaagtgtgtattaagggcttttttaacaatcccccaagtttcattaaaaaattcaaccattttcttaatgtttccccatgtttcccaaaaagtgcaataaattatgcgatacaaacaatatatcccgtgtgataacgatacgtatctgtatcccaagggtgcgatacatagtgcgatatcgatatttcgaacactggtgccAACAAATGCAACAACCAGCCCGCACTTTAAGAATATGATTGTTGAAGTACAATGTGGAAGCGAGAATGTAAAGCCACCTATACCACGTAAGATTACAAGAGCAATACTTTGGTGAGTTCAGGCCATCGTGGGAGATCAACTCACTAGATCTTCATTTATGACCGACGAAGATGTCTGTCATAAATTACATGGTTACTGGGGACCATGTTCTTGAAATCCACTGATGCAAGTAATGAGATAAAAAACTTACGTTACATTTATGAGTTGATGAAATATATGATGAAGGATGTTGGCAGGAAAAACGTGGTGCAGTTTGTCATGGACAATGGGAGCAAATTTGTGGAGGTAAATGAGTTAATGAAGAAGTACATGTACTAGATCCCGTGTGCAACCCATTGCATTGATTTGATGCTTGAGGCGATAAGAAATAGGCCTGCAGTGAAAAGTGTGATTGTTGATTACCAAACAATTACAAATTTCACCTGCAGCCAAGGTTGGCTATTAGTCGAGATGGGCAAGAGGTGTGGTAGGGATCTAGTGCGGCCTGGGGCAATGAAAATGGCTCCCatgaccttcttcttcttcttttcttcttcttttttttccttttctttttctttttctttttcttcttcttcttttttttttttttctttggctcCATGACAATCTTCCTTTCAACCCTAGTAATGCAAACCACTAGTTCAAAACTGAGAAGGATGACATAGCGTGTGGTGATTTGAGGAATTTGGAGGTCATATTGTTATGCATTCCATTTATTGAAGTAACTCCCAATAGCAGATAAATGTAAGGAGTGCTGTGGAAGATTGTTGCCTAATGCCTATCCATATTTTGATATTCTTGGGAGCCTACTCCACAAGGAGGAATACTTGCAATTTAGATAGGAGTGGAGTACCAGTTCGTTGCTCCAATGCAAGATAGTGCTTCTCAAAGACACATTCTCTAGTCTAGTGTTCTACTGCGCGTTTACCTATAAGTTTCCAAATGCAACAAATTGGAACATATCCACACCACTTTCTATGAAGCAGGAATAACCCCAAAAATGTTTAACTTTATCAAATGGCAGAAGGTCTAAAACCGAGGATGAAAGGTGATCctggctttttaaaaaaaaaaaatctctacaaTTTCGACACGCATTGTCAGGCAAAGATCTGTTATAAATTGGAGCATACCCACAGTAATTCTTGcataaggctttgatgaagacAATGTTGAATGTTGGGCAAATGGTGGTGGAGAGATGCAAATACTAAGACAGAACTCTAGCACCAGATATCTCTAGCACCAAATATGGGAAGATAGATTAGCTATGTGGAACAGTTATCTTGCATACTAAGTATGTAAACAAAAGATTACCTTTTTGAAATATAACTGGAATGGG
This window encodes:
- the LOC131242552 gene encoding uncharacterized protein LOC131242552 codes for the protein MCICWFSAYFLNPKYHYSRNLFEDNSLKRVVHEVYDHLFLDCPGKGTFGSEIVKFRDVVRMFGCHPAVKSRNTMMACEWWSMYGTDYETLQQLAVRVLAQTVSSSPCKRNWSTFSLIHTNKRNRLGYERLQKLVYCHYNMKLRERLLRTEGRRKAQEDPLDLMTVGQHAYAEDVEDDPVYQWIRSDDLDT